The Kluyvera intermedia genome includes the window TGCATCTGCACTTTAGCGATGAACAGCGAATCAACCTTGATGCGGTGCTGTGCGATGTCCCGAACGGTACGCACGTTTATACCTGCGGCCCGGCACGGCTGATGGATGCGGTTAGCGAACGGGCAAAGGCCCACGGTTATTCGCCGGAACAGATCCACCAGGAGTGCTTTAGCGCCGAAGTTGAAACCAGCGGCCAACCGTTTGAAGTGGTAGCGGCTGCCAGCGGCATCACCGTACAGGTCGCCGCCAACCAGACCATCGTGGAAGCGCTGGCGTTGGCGGGTCTGAAGGTCTGTGTCTCTTGTAAACAGGGGATTTGCGGTAGCTGCCTGACCAATGTGCTGGAAGGTGAGCCAGACCATCGTGACCACTATCTGACCGACGAAGAGAAGGCCGATGGCGATCAGATCCTGCTGTGTTGTTCCCGGGCAAAAAGCGCCCGTCTGATTATCGATCTTTGAGGAATCTTTTATGACTCTGCAAACCGAATTTCGTAACGCGATGGCGCAACTGGGTAGCGCGGTGTCCGTCATTACCACCGACGGCCCGGCGGGCAAGTTTGGCTTTACCGCCTCCGCTGTCTGTAGCGTGACTGACCAGCCGCCAACCCTATTGGTGTGTATGAACCGTAACTCGTTCGCCCATGCGCACTTTAAGCAAAACGGTGCGCTGTGCGTCAACGTGCTCTCCAGCGATCACCAGGCGTTATCTGGCGTATTTGCTAATGCCAGTCTGCGGTCAGAAGAGCGTTTTTGCCACGACCGCTGGCAGGTATTAACCAGCGGCGCGCCGGTACTTAGCTCGTCAGTGGCCAGCTTCGACTGCTTGATTAGCGACTGTCATGAAGTCGGCAGCCACTCCGTTTTTTACTGCCGGGTGCAGGCAATTCGCATCAGCGAGCAGCCGCGCGGATTGGTCTATTTCAACCGTGGCTACCATGCAGTAGGTCATGAAGCCTAACGATAAGAAGAGGACTGCCGGATGAGCAATGTCGTTTCACAAACCGCCGTCACATCCCGCGAACCCCGCCAGGATGCGCAGCAAATGCGCAAGCTGGTGATAGCCTCCGTGCTGGGTAATGCGCTGGAGTGGTATGACTTTTTCCTCTATGGCACCGCCGCCGCGCTGGTATTTGGTCCGCTGTTTTTCCCGGTCGGCGGTGACCCGCTACAGGGCACATTACTGGCGTTTTCCGGCTTTGCGGTCGGGTTTCTAGCGCGTCCATTGGGCGGCATTGTGTTTGGTCATATTGGCGATCGTTACAGCCGCAAAATGACGCTGATTATGACCCTGACACTTATGGGGGCCACCACCTTTGTGATTGGCCTGCTGCCGACCTATGCGCAGATTGGCCTTTGGGCCCCGGTTTCTCTGATTACGTTACGGTTTTTACAAGGTGTCGCCTCCGGCGGTGAGTGGGGCGGCGGCGTGTTAATGCTCAGTGAAAACGCGCCAGCGTCGCGTCGTGGCTTTTACACCGCATGGAGCCAGATGGGCGTTTCCGGTGGTTTCGTATTATCGGCTTTCGCTTTCTATCTGGTACAGCAGTTGCCGGAAAGTGACTTTCTCAGCTGGGGCTGGCGCGTGCCGTTTTTACTGAGCATCGTCATCTTCCTGGTGGGCGTCTATATCCGTAAAAATATCCGTGAAAGCAAAGCGTTTACTCAGACGAAACCGGAAGACAAGCACGAAGCCATTCCGCTGCTGGTACTGGTTCGTGAACACCCGAAAGCGTTGATGCAGGCCATTGCGCTGCGCCTGCCAGAAAACGGCGCGTCGTATATCTTCTTCACCTTCTCGGTGGTGTACGCCAAACATATCGGCATTGGCACCGGGGAGATCATTAGCGCGGTGACGCTGGCGATGCTGATTGAGTTCTTCTCGATTCTCTTCTGGGGCGCGCTGTCCGACCGCATTGGCTTAAAGCCGGTGTACTACATCGGTGTGATTGGTCTGCTGGTGATGGCATTCCCGTTCTTCTGGCTACTCTCTACCGGCCAATACGGCTTCATTATGCTGGCGATGTTCCTCGGGCTGCCGGTGTGTCATGGCGCGATGATCGGCACCCAGCCGTGCATCATGAGCGATCTTTTTCCGGTACGCGTGCGCTACTCCGGACTGGCGTTGGGACATGAAGTCGGCTCAATTTTCTCCGGCGGTCTCGGGCCAATGCTGGCGGTGGCGCTACTGATGGCGTTTGACGCCTCGTGGCCGGTGTCACTGTTGCTTATGGCCTACGCGCTGCTGGCGTGGATTGCGCTACGTAGCCTGCCGTCAACCCAATCAAAACCGATAAAAGCAGGAGCGACAGATGTTAACGATTGAATCACTGGCCTGTTGGCTGGTGGATATTCCCACCGTACGCCCGCACAAGCTGTCGATGGCAACGATGGGCTGCCAGACCCTGATGATTGTGCGTATGCAGTGCGCTGAGGGCGTCGTGGGCTGGGGCGAGGGTACCACCATTGGCGGCCTCAGCTACGGGGCTGAAAGCCCGGAGGCTATGAAGTTAGCGATTGAAACCTATTTGTCGCCGCTGTTGTGCGGGCAGACCTTCAGCGGCGTTGCGGCGCTTGCCGAGACGATGAATGCCAGCGTGAAGGGCAATACCTTTGCGAAATCTGCGCTGGAAACGGCGTTTCTGGATGCGCAGGGCAAACGGCTGGGGCTGCCGGTCAGCTCCCTGTTGGGTGGTGCAATTGCGACGCGGCTACCCGTGCTGTGGACGCTGGCAAGCGGTGATACCGATAACGATATCGACGAAGGGAAACGTCTGCTGGCGGAAGGCCGCCACGATACCTTCAAACTGAAAATTGGTGCCCGATCGCTGGAAACCGATATTTGCCATGCGCTGGCCATTAAAGCGGCGCTGGGCGAATCGGTCAGCGTGCGCGTTGACGTGAATCAGGCGTGGGATTTCACCACCGCCGTTAAAGGAATGAGCGCACTTCAGGATGGCGGCATTGATCTTATTGAGCAGCCAATCCCGTTATGGGACCGGCAGGGACTTATCGCCCTCAGCCAGCGTTTCAACGTGCCGATTCTCGCCGATGAAGCGGTCGCCACCAGTCATGACGGTTATGCGCTGGCAAGCGGCGGTTTTAGCGGTGCGTATGCGCTGAAGATAGCCAAAGCGGGTGGCCCGGCGCAGGCACTAAAACTGGCGCACGTTGCCCAGGCGGCAGGCGTGGCGCTGTATGGCGGCACCATGCTGGAGGGCACGCTAGGGACGGTGGCATCGCTGCATGCCTGGTCAACGATCAAAATGCAGTGGGGCACCGAAATGTTCGGCCCGCTGCTGTTAAAAGACGACATCGTGGTGACGCCGCTTAGCTTTAACCAGGGGCAAGTTTCTGTGCCGCAAGGGTCGGGGCTGGGCATTGAGATCGACTGCGATAAATTGCGTTTCTACGCCAGAAAATAGAGGACATCTGCATGCTGTTTAGAGTTGAAATGACCGTCAATATCCCGGCGTCACTGCCCAAAGAACAAGCCGATGCCATTAAAGCCGAAGAAAAAGCCTATTCACAACGCCTCCAGCGAGAAGGCAAATGGCTGCATATCTGGCGCGTGGCGGGGCTGTACGCCAATGTCAGCATTTTTGATGTCGCCGATAATCAGGAGCTGCACGACATTTTAACCGCGCTGCCGCTGTATCCGTTTATGGCGATTTCAGTACAGCCGCTGTGCCGACATCCCTCATCAGTGAACTCATAACAATAAACCTTACCCTACAAAAAAGAGGAATATGCAATGTCAGTGAATCCAACCAAACAGACCGAACTGGAATCGTTATTGGCGATCAGCAGTGGCTTAAATTCCGAGCTGGGCAACGATCGTTTCAAAGCGATTATGCATCAGGTGTTGAGCGATCTGTGCCAGACCATTAAGAAATTTGATATCAGCGATGAAGAGTTCTGGCTGGCGGTGAATTACTTAAACGAACTGGGCGAGCGCAAAGAATCTGCGCTGCTGGCAGCGGGTCTGGGGCTTGAACATTATCTGGATATGCGCGCCGATGAAAAAGAGGCTGCTGCTGGCAATGACGTCGGTACGCCGCGCACAATTGAAGGGCCGCTGTACGTGGCGGGTGCACCGCTGAGTCAGCAGTATGCGCGGATGGATGATGGCCAAGAACCGGGTGAGCCGATGTGGTTGCATGGGCAAGTGACGGATATGCAAGGCAACCCGGTCGCCGGGGCGATTGTGGATATCTGGCACGCCAATACTCTCGGGGGATACTCCTTCTTTGACCAATCACAAAGTGAATACCATCTGCGCCGTCGTATTAAAACCGGTGTTGACGGGCGTTACGCGGCGCGCAGCATTGTGCCGTGCGGCTACGGCTGCCCGCCGGATGGCCCAACGCAGAAACTGCTGACCGCATTAGGCCGCCACGGTAATCGCCCGGCGCACGTGCATTTCTTTGTGTCAGCGCCAGGTTATAAGCATCTGACCACGCAAATTAACCTCAACGGTGATGCCTACCTGTGGGACGATTTCGCCTTTGCCACCCGCGAAGAGTTGATTGCCGACCCGATTAAAGTTACCGACGATGCGCTTTCGCAGGAACGTAAAATTAATCAGCCGCATACCGAGGTGGGTTTTAACTTTACGCTGGTGGATTCTGCGCAAACCGAGGAAGAGACGCGTATTAAACGCGCCCGCGTGATGGAATAAACGATTGCACGTATAACCCCGGGGGCGGCGTAAACGCCTTGCCCGGGCTACGATGCGGTGTATTAGGTTACGATAAAGCGTTGTGGGTAGCCCGGCCAAGCGCAGCGCCGCCGGGAATTCTACTTACTTCGCCGCTAGCGCCTGTTTAATCCAATCGTCAAACGTTGCCTGATGCGCATGGATCCAGCCATCAACATGCAGCTGAATATTCTCGGCGCTGGACTCACCTTTGTGCATCAACTGGTTTTGCGCGTTAACATCGGCCAGCGGTAATTTCGCGACCGCAAACAGCTTCGCCGCCGCCGGATTTTTCGCGGCCCACTCTTTATTGGCGACGATATACTCGTTGTTCACTGCAAAACCGTAGTTTTTCCCATTAGGTAATTCTGTATTGAGATCTTTAAGCGACCCCGGATTCGCCGAGAACGGCACCGTTAACCACACCACGTCTTTACCCGGTTTTAATTCATCACTGACCCAATACGGCGTCCAGGTCCAATACAGCACCGGTTTACCAGCCTTAAAACGTGTGAGGGTATCGGCAATAATCGCCGAATAATTCCCCTGATTTTGCGTCACCGTATTACTCAGCTCATAAGCCTTAATTTGGGTATCAATGACCGAACCGCACACCCAGCCTGGATTACATCCTGCGAGGTCAGCCTTACCATCGCCGTTGGCATCAAAGAGTTTGGCAATTTTAGGATCTTTGAGCTGTGAAATATCCGTAATGTGATATTTGTCGGCGGTTTTTTTGTCGATTAAATAACCTTGCGCGGCCCCGCTGATATAAGTCCCCTGACGGTAGAATTTCTTATCACCGCCGCTGGCGCTGTACATATCCTGTTGTAGCGGCATCCAGTTAACCGCCATATAGGTGGCATCACCAGCGGCGATGGCCGTATAGGCAACGTTGTACTCAACCTCTTCGATAGGCGCCACATCGTAGCCAAGCTGCTTCAGCGCCCGGTTGATAATCTCGGTCTGAAAGGTTTCTTCCGGTAGGGGACTCTGCACAGGGTGAACGGTTATACCTTTGCCAGGCAGGTCGGCCGCAAAAATCGCGGGTGAGGTCAGTATTGCCGCCAGTGTGATGGCGTTTATCGTCGGTGTTTGCATAGTAGTAACCTTATTATTTAGGGTATAAAACCAGAGGTGGCAGGTTATTTTCGCGGTGATAAAAGGGTAAGCAGAAACGTTGTGGCGAATAATCACCTGAGTATTAGTGGTGATACTTTACCCTAGCATACTGAGATTTGATGGCAATCCTAAATATTTCCTGACAAGCTTTTATTATTATTTACATGCTAGGGTTATTCTTAATTTTTCGTGATTTAAAGCGGCTGAGAAAAGGGGAATACGAAGAATGTCGGATGTCAGCGATGCGGGAGCGGGTGATGCTGCCAACTTACTGATTTAGTGTATGATGGTGTTTTTGAGGTGCTCCAGTGGCTTCTGTTTCTATCAGCTGTCCCTCCTGTTCAGCTACTGACGGGGTGGTGCGTAACGGCAAAAGCACCGCCGGACATCAGCGCTATCTCTGCTCTCACTGCCGTAAAACATGGCAACTGCAGTTCACTTACACCGCTTCTCAACCCGGTACGCACCAGAAAATCATTGATATGGCCATGAATGGCGTTGGATGC containing:
- a CDS encoding flavin reductase; protein product: MTLQTEFRNAMAQLGSAVSVITTDGPAGKFGFTASAVCSVTDQPPTLLVCMNRNSFAHAHFKQNGALCVNVLSSDHQALSGVFANASLRSEERFCHDRWQVLTSGAPVLSSSVASFDCLISDCHEVGSHSVFYCRVQAIRISEQPRGLVYFNRGYHAVGHEA
- a CDS encoding MFS transporter, whose protein sequence is MRKLVIASVLGNALEWYDFFLYGTAAALVFGPLFFPVGGDPLQGTLLAFSGFAVGFLARPLGGIVFGHIGDRYSRKMTLIMTLTLMGATTFVIGLLPTYAQIGLWAPVSLITLRFLQGVASGGEWGGGVLMLSENAPASRRGFYTAWSQMGVSGGFVLSAFAFYLVQQLPESDFLSWGWRVPFLLSIVIFLVGVYIRKNIRESKAFTQTKPEDKHEAIPLLVLVREHPKALMQAIALRLPENGASYIFFTFSVVYAKHIGIGTGEIISAVTLAMLIEFFSILFWGALSDRIGLKPVYYIGVIGLLVMAFPFFWLLSTGQYGFIMLAMFLGLPVCHGAMIGTQPCIMSDLFPVRVRYSGLALGHEVGSIFSGGLGPMLAVALLMAFDASWPVSLLLMAYALLAWIALRSLPSTQSKPIKAGATDVND
- a CDS encoding muconate/chloromuconate family cycloisomerase, whose protein sequence is MLTIESLACWLVDIPTVRPHKLSMATMGCQTLMIVRMQCAEGVVGWGEGTTIGGLSYGAESPEAMKLAIETYLSPLLCGQTFSGVAALAETMNASVKGNTFAKSALETAFLDAQGKRLGLPVSSLLGGAIATRLPVLWTLASGDTDNDIDEGKRLLAEGRHDTFKLKIGARSLETDICHALAIKAALGESVSVRVDVNQAWDFTTAVKGMSALQDGGIDLIEQPIPLWDRQGLIALSQRFNVPILADEAVATSHDGYALASGGFSGAYALKIAKAGGPAQALKLAHVAQAAGVALYGGTMLEGTLGTVASLHAWSTIKMQWGTEMFGPLLLKDDIVVTPLSFNQGQVSVPQGSGLGIEIDCDKLRFYARK
- the catC gene encoding muconolactone Delta-isomerase, with translation MLFRVEMTVNIPASLPKEQADAIKAEEKAYSQRLQREGKWLHIWRVAGLYANVSIFDVADNQELHDILTALPLYPFMAISVQPLCRHPSSVNS
- the catA gene encoding catechol 1,2-dioxygenase, translated to MSVNPTKQTELESLLAISSGLNSELGNDRFKAIMHQVLSDLCQTIKKFDISDEEFWLAVNYLNELGERKESALLAAGLGLEHYLDMRADEKEAAAGNDVGTPRTIEGPLYVAGAPLSQQYARMDDGQEPGEPMWLHGQVTDMQGNPVAGAIVDIWHANTLGGYSFFDQSQSEYHLRRRIKTGVDGRYAARSIVPCGYGCPPDGPTQKLLTALGRHGNRPAHVHFFVSAPGYKHLTTQINLNGDAYLWDDFAFATREELIADPIKVTDDALSQERKINQPHTEVGFNFTLVDSAQTEEETRIKRARVME
- the proX gene encoding glycine betaine/L-proline ABC transporter substrate-binding protein ProX; protein product: MQTPTINAITLAAILTSPAIFAADLPGKGITVHPVQSPLPEETFQTEIINRALKQLGYDVAPIEEVEYNVAYTAIAAGDATYMAVNWMPLQQDMYSASGGDKKFYRQGTYISGAAQGYLIDKKTADKYHITDISQLKDPKIAKLFDANGDGKADLAGCNPGWVCGSVIDTQIKAYELSNTVTQNQGNYSAIIADTLTRFKAGKPVLYWTWTPYWVSDELKPGKDVVWLTVPFSANPGSLKDLNTELPNGKNYGFAVNNEYIVANKEWAAKNPAAAKLFAVAKLPLADVNAQNQLMHKGESSAENIQLHVDGWIHAHQATFDDWIKQALAAK